A stretch of Rhodoferax potami DNA encodes these proteins:
- the fabI gene encoding enoyl-ACP reductase FabI, protein MGFLAGKKLLITGVLSNRSIAYGIAKACKEQGAELAFSYVGERFKDRITEFAADFDSTLVFDCDVGNDEQIDQLFKDLSTHWPTFDGFVHSIGFAPREAIAGNFLDGLSRENFKIAHDISAYSFPAMAKAALPYLSPKAALLTLSYLGAERIIPNYNTMGLAKASLEASVRYLAEAVGPKGIRVNGISAGPIKTLAASGIKDFSKLLNTVAGASPIRRNVTTEDVGNVAAFLLSDLAGGVTAEITYVDGGYSQTMGVTTDI, encoded by the coding sequence ATGGGCTTTTTAGCAGGCAAGAAGTTGTTGATTACCGGGGTGCTGTCGAACCGCTCCATCGCCTATGGCATCGCCAAAGCGTGCAAAGAACAAGGCGCCGAATTGGCCTTCAGTTATGTGGGCGAGCGCTTCAAGGACCGCATCACCGAGTTCGCCGCAGACTTCGACTCCACGCTGGTGTTCGACTGTGATGTCGGTAATGACGAGCAAATCGACCAATTGTTCAAAGACCTATCGACACACTGGCCCACTTTTGACGGTTTTGTGCACAGCATCGGCTTCGCGCCCCGTGAGGCGATTGCCGGCAACTTCCTGGACGGCCTGTCCCGCGAAAATTTCAAAATCGCCCACGACATCAGCGCCTACAGCTTCCCGGCCATGGCCAAAGCCGCCCTGCCCTACCTGTCGCCCAAAGCGGCTTTGCTGACCCTGTCGTACTTGGGTGCTGAGCGCATCATTCCCAACTACAACACCATGGGCTTAGCCAAAGCATCCCTAGAAGCCAGCGTGCGCTACCTGGCTGAAGCCGTGGGCCCGAAGGGCATCCGCGTCAACGGCATCAGCGCCGGCCCGATCAAGACCCTGGCCGCTAGCGGCATTAAAGACTTCAGCAAGCTACTCAACACGGTGGCCGGCGCGTCCCCGATTCGCCGCAACGTAACAACGGAAGACGTGGGCAATGTGGCGGCGTTTTTGCTGAGCGACCTGGCGGGCGGTGTGACTGCAGAGATCACCTACGTGGACGGTGGTTACAGCCAGACCATGGGCGTGACCACAGACATTTAA